The DNA window GCAATTGGTAGTTTTATTTTTAAGGGCTGACTGAATGTTTTCCGGAGAAAGATCAGTTCCGGTTACTAAATAATTATTTTTAGCTAAATAGAAGCAATGTCTTCCATTTCCACAGGCCAGGTCCCAAATTTTTGCATTTGGTTTCAGATTTAAATTTGCACTCAGATTATTAAGAAAATCAGCGGCTTCCTCTTCATTTCTATAATTATAAAGTAGGTGATAATAAGGTGAGTTAAACCAATCTTCAAACCAATGTTTTTTTTCTGTCATTTGATAAGTTTATAGTTTTTATTATCACCAATTCGCCAACCTGTTAATCTTTCCACTAAAAAAAGAAAACGATATTTTAAATTAAATTTTGCTTTGGAGGGATCATAATGAAATTTCCAATTAGCATTAGCTATTCTTTTTTCCATGACTTTGGGATGCGTTCCTTTAAATTCTACTAATAAGTCAATCTCAGAATAATCAAAGTGTGCAGTTTTTTTAATATTTTTTTCCATCCACTCATCGGTATGCCACATTTTATGAAAATTTTCCTGCTTGTTTTGCTGAGCTTCCGGAGGTTTTACCCAACCGTAATGATAAATATTCGCTCCTGTGGATTTTACTATCAGTTTTTCTCCTGATTTTAATCTGAATCCCTGAGCATCTTTAAAGGAACGGATGTTTTTATTGTTTTTAATAATTCTGATTTCATGCTGATACCAGCGCTTGCCTGCGCCCACGTAATTGTATTGTCCGTAAAAATGTTTGTATTCAAATAGCAAGCCTTGGATGCGAGGGTCGTCTTTGTATTTTTGCGCAGCAACTTTTATGGTATTTAAATCATTTTCATGAACACATTCGTCACTTTGAATATAAAAACACCAATCAAATTCAGTTGGAATGGCATCAAATACTTTATTGGTTTCTTCTGAAAGTACCAGGCCTCCCTCGCGTAAACTATCATTCCAAATTGTATCAATGATTTTTATTTTATCTGATTTTATTTCCTCAATTAATTTTCGGGTATCATCATCACTGTTTCCAACACCAACATAAAACACATCACAAATGGGTAGTATAGAAAGAATGGCTTCCTCCACGGGGTAATCGTAGCGTAATGCATTTCTTATTATGGTAAAACCTGCTATTTTCATTTCATTAAAACGGATAACCAATTCCAAAATTCACAATAGTTTCTTTCCAAGGTTGTTTATCAAAAGTCCATCTGTTTCCAACCGCATATTTAGGGTCTCGCAAGGGTGCAGCAAAATCAAACCGGAGTACAAAGAAACTTAAATCCATACGAATTCCAATACCTCCACCCATTGCTATCTGATCTACAAAACGGTCAACTAAAAACTCTCCTCCGGGTTTGGTAGGGTCGGGCTGTAATCTCCAAATATTTCCGGCATCGGCAAATAGCGCCCCGTTTAGTGATTTAATAATATGGAATCGGTATTCGATATTACCTTCTAAAATCATATCTCCAATTTTATCAAAGCGTGTTGAACTTCCTGTAGGGTCATAAGCGCCCGGGCCTAAGGTACGAGCTCGCCAGGCACGAATACTGTTTGGCCCCCCGCTAAAAAAGCTTTGCTCGTAGGGTAATACGTTTAAGTTTTTTAATGGTTTTCCTATTCCACCGGACAAACGATATACAACTCGACTTTTTTTCCGAATGGGAATATAAATCCGATAGTCGATATCCCCTCTCAGAAATTGCGCAAAGGGTATATTATAAATTAAAAACCGGTCTAAACTGTCTTTTGTTCTACCGGTCATGGAGAATGCCTGGCGGAGAATATTACCAGAAGACTGAACACCTACCCGAAGGTAACTAACGGGTTTGGAGCTGGTGTTTGAATTTTCTTTGGAAGAATACGTGAGTGCGTATCGGGTTGCAGTGGTAATGTGATCTACAAACGAATTAAATAAAAACGCATCATTCAGTGATTTTAAGGCAGACTCAAAATTTCCTTTAAAAGTTGAATTCACAAAATAGATTTCTAGAGGAATAATTTCATGACGTATTTGATTTTGGTGTGTTTTAAAACTTAAACCATAATCTATATCCGTAATGGTTCTGTCAAATTCCGAACGATTTTGATAATTAAATGAACTGCGCACAAAAGTATGAGGTGCCATTTCTTTTCTGAATGGGAATAGCGAGAAGGGAAAGAATGCACGAGGTACCGAAAAAGAAGCTTCAGGTCCGAATTGCAAAGTATTAAATGTATTACGAATTTCAGTGATATCTGTACTCTGTTCGTCATCGGTTAGGGGTTGTTGTGCTATTAAAGCTCCTTGTAACTTTATTTCAACTAATTCCCCTCCCTTAAAAAAATTTCTGTTTTGATAAACCAAGCTGCCATCAACCCCCAAATTTCCTGAAGTATTAATTCCTTCCGTTTCAGCTGTAAGAGATTGTTTGATGAGCGGATTACAAATAATATAACAATCTAATCGGCTACGGTAATCTCTGCTTTTAAAAAATTGAATATTTACGTTTTTAAATATTCCTAAGCCCAACAAAGCGCGGTACGTAATTTCAGCTGTATCTTTTCGAAATAAATTGCCTGATTTAATATCAATATTGGCAAGTAGCACAGAAGGGCGAAATGGCATAGGGTTGTTAAGCAAAAATACAACATCAGAATTTTTCACTTTGAGCGTATCCTTAAAATAAACTTCTCTTAAGTTGCCGGGTACCGGTTCAGGAATAAAATAAATATTTCCGATTTTATATTTAACATGATTATCTAATACAATAGAATCATTGCTGGAACTAAACGGACGTGAGAATTTTTTTAAGTGTATATTGATAGAAACCGTATTATTGGCGAAACCTGAATCAACATCAAAATTTAAATAAGCGTTTTCAAAATAATAATAACCGTTATTTAAAGCGAGACTGGTTAGGCGTTGCCTTTCTTTAATCAAATTTTCTGTATTGTATTTTTGACCAATTACTAAAATAGAATTCATAGAGTCTGTTCTAATAAGTTGCCCCAGTTTTTCATCATCCATTTGATAGGTTATTTTACCAATGGTGTAAGGTTTTTTTGGAAGTAATATGTATCGCACGGTAGCCAATTTCCCGCTTTTATCTAACTGAACGGAATCTTTAACCTGCCCATTAAAATGACCTCTGCTGAATAAAAATTTGGCTAATTGTTGACGGGTTTGTTCTGTAGCGGAAGAATCTAGGATAACAGGTTCTTCACCGATATCTCTTAAACTTTCTTTGAAAATTAGACTCTCTTTATCTTTTAACTTAGGGCTTTTAGGCGCTTTACCTTTTTTTTCCCGCTTTTCGTTTTTAATTTCATTTTTCTTTATGCGTTTGGCGTTAATTACATCATATTTTTCATTTCGGGCGAATTTTTTGCGACTAATTTTTTCTTGGTCAAAAAGATTATACCACCAAACGTAAAAATGGAAAGTACGGAATAATTTGCGGTTAGGTTTTTGCCGGATGTAACTCAAAAAAATATCTTTTTCAATATTGGTCTCTTTAATATTCTCGATTTCAATTTTATCAACGATGTAGTGGCCGGGTTCTAATTTTTTACTGATATTGCAGGATTGACTCAACATAATAAATGCCAAAACAATTAAAAAAACAATGCTGTTTTTTGAAAATTTTATTTTTCGAAATAATTTCAAAAACTACTTGATAAATTGTACTAATTTAGCCTAAATTATTATGATAAGTAAGTCTCGTTTAAAACAAATTAAGTATTTGCACACAGCGAAAGGAAGAGATGAGTTGGCTTGTTTTGTTGTAGAAGGTGAGAAGACAGTTTTGGAATTATTGCAACAACAAGCCAAATGCGTGGTTGCGCTGTTTGCTTTACCCGACTTTTTAAATCAAAACGCAACGTTGTTAAAGAGCAATGCTTTAGAGCTAACCGAAGTGAGTGAGCATGAGCTAGGCCAGTTGAGTTTACAAAAAACTCCAAATAAGGTGCTTGCAATTTGTAATTATTTTGAGCAAGTTGAATTAAAAGACAGCCAATTAACTAATGTTTCCGTTTTTCTGGATGAGATCAGGGATCCCGGAAATTTTGGCACATTAATTCGTTTATGCGATTGGTTCGGGATTAAAACTTTATTTTGCTCGAAAGGAACCTGTGACTTTTATAATCCAAAAGTGATACAGGCCAGTATGGGTGCCTTTATGCGTGTGCAAATTATTTATACGGATTTGAATCAATTGTTAGCTGAAAAAAAATTCAATAAGGTTTATGGAGCTGTGCTTAATGGTGAGTCGATGTATGAAGTGAAATTCGAAAAGGGATTACTGGTTATAGGGAATGAATCCAATGGAATTTCTGAAGAAAATATTGCCCTCATTAATACAAAAGTAAAAATACCAGCGCATGGATCGAGTGGAACAGAATCATTAAATGCAGCCATGGCCGCTTCAATTTTAGTTTCGGAAATGTATAGGCAAATCGGAAATTAAATTACTTTTTGTTTAATACAACGCCCTTGTACCTTAATTTATACGGACCATTTTTATCATTGCTCTGCACTAATACAGTTCTGTCTTGTCGGTCGTAAACGGTTTGGGTATTAAATAGAATGCGAATAATAGTATTTTTCCCAGGTAATACCGGCGCTTTATCAAATTCCGCAGTGGTGCAACTACATGTTATGTCAACAGAGGTGATTAAAAGCGGTTCGTTACCGATATTGCTTATTTCAAAATCTATTTTAACTACTTCTCCTTTTTTAACCATTCCGAAATTTTTTTTTGCGTCAAGTACTTTAAGTTTGGGTTGTGCATATGCAAAACTGTTAAAGAAAATAAGCAAAAGAAGGAGGAAGAATGTTTTCATGAGTTTAAATAAAAAATCCTTCGAAATTTTTCGAAGGATTTAAATGGAGGTTTAAGGTGATTATTCGCCGGCTAAAGGTTTAGCCTTTATTTCACCTTTTATTTTAACTTTTTTAGTAGCGTATTTTGCGTTGGAAGAAATCGTTACATTTTTTTCAAATCTTCCTTCCCGTTTAGTATCGTATTTAATTTTGATAACACCACTTTTTCCGGGTAAAATAGGTTCTGTTGGCCAGCCCTGTTTACCATCTATGCTGGTAGCTGTACAACCACATTCTGCAGTAACTGCAGTTATGGTTAAAGGCGTTTTACCCACATTGGTGAATTTAAATTCGCGTAATCCGTTTGAATCATATTCAACACTACCGAAATCAATAACTTCCGATTCAAATTTCATATCCGGCGCATTTGGATCCGGATTAGGTATCACTGAATCTTGAGCTTGTAAGGTTGTGAAAATGCTCAACAACAAAGCAAATGCTAATAAGGCTGTTTTTTTCATGTATTCTTTTTCGGTTAGTGTATCAAAAATTATTCCTTTAATGAGAAAAGATTAAATATTAACCTTTTTTCTCAGTAGGTGCGCCGGTAGCCGGAGTATTTTCAGGAAAAGCAACATCAGTTGGTTTAGCTTCAATATTCCCTTTGATAGTCAAAGTAACAGTTCCGCTTTTTGCATTGGAATTTACAGTTACTGTTTTGTAAATACCTCCAACACGTTGTGTATCATATTTCACCTTAATAACTCCTGCCTTACCCGGTAATACAGGCTCGTTAGGACACTGAGGCACAGTACATCCGCAACTACCAACACAATTGGTAATTACTAAAGGTTCTTTACCGTTATTAATGAATTTAAATTCGCATTCACCATTCGCGCCTTGTTTAATGGTGCCATAATCATGTGTGGTTTTGTCCATTTTAATATCCGCTAAACTGGCCGGAGGAGCCGTTGCAGTTGAGGTAGCTCCATGATTATGTCCATCATTTGCCGAGTGCCCTTCCTGAGCATTTGCAAAAAAGGTTAAACCTAAAGCCAAGCTGATTGTAAATACAAGTTTTTTCATAATTCTTTTTTTAAATTGATGATTGCTAAAATCGTGCCATAAAGATATAACATACTTAGATTTGTTTCAGTATTTTTACGAAATTTAACAATTAAAATAAGTTAAACTTGCACATGGAAATTGCAAAAATATACAATCCGCAGGAAGCAGAAAATAAATGGTACACACATTGGATAGAAAATGATTTTTTCACTTCTGTCCCCGATAAACGTACTCCATATACCATTGTGATTCCACCTCCTAATGTTACCGGTGTTTTACATATGGGACACATGTTGAATAATACCATTCAAGATGTACTTATTCGTCGAGCGCGTATGTTAGGCTTTAATGCATGTTGGGTTCCGGGAACAGATCATGCCAGCATTGCAACTGAAGCGAAGGTGGTTAATCTGTTAAAGGAAAAAGGAATTAAAAAAAGTGATTTATCGCGAGATGAGTTTTTGAAATATGCCTGGGAGTGGAAAGAAAAATATGGTGGAATAATTCTTGAACAATTAAAAAAATTAGGAGCTAGTTGTGATTGGAAAAGAACAAAGTTCACCATGGATGCTGATATGAGCGAAGCCGTAATCGACGTTTTTATTGACTTATATAAAAAAGGAAATATTTACAGAGGTGTACGCATGGTGAATTGGGATCCACAAGGTTTAACAGCAGTAAGTGATGAGGAGGTAATTTACAAGGAAAGTAATAGTAAACTGGTATATGTAAAATATAAAATTAAAAATACAGATCAATTCATCACCATTGCCACCACGCGTCCCGAAACAATTATGGGCGATACCGCAGTATGTGTT is part of the Sphingobacteriaceae bacterium genome and encodes:
- a CDS encoding glycosyltransferase family 2 protein; this encodes MKIAGFTIIRNALRYDYPVEEAILSILPICDVFYVGVGNSDDDTRKLIEEIKSDKIKIIDTIWNDSLREGGLVLSEETNKVFDAIPTEFDWCFYIQSDECVHENDLNTIKVAAQKYKDDPRIQGLLFEYKHFYGQYNYVGAGKRWYQHEIRIIKNNKNIRSFKDAQGFRLKSGEKLIVKSTGANIYHYGWVKPPEAQQNKQENFHKMWHTDEWMEKNIKKTAHFDYSEIDLLVEFKGTHPKVMEKRIANANWKFHYDPSKAKFNLKYRFLFLVERLTGWRIGDNKNYKLIK
- a CDS encoding BamA/TamA family outer membrane protein, which produces MKLFRKIKFSKNSIVFLIVLAFIMLSQSCNISKKLEPGHYIVDKIEIENIKETNIEKDIFLSYIRQKPNRKLFRTFHFYVWWYNLFDQEKISRKKFARNEKYDVINAKRIKKNEIKNEKREKKGKAPKSPKLKDKESLIFKESLRDIGEEPVILDSSATEQTRQQLAKFLFSRGHFNGQVKDSVQLDKSGKLATVRYILLPKKPYTIGKITYQMDDEKLGQLIRTDSMNSILVIGQKYNTENLIKERQRLTSLALNNGYYYFENAYLNFDVDSGFANNTVSINIHLKKFSRPFSSSNDSIVLDNHVKYKIGNIYFIPEPVPGNLREVYFKDTLKVKNSDVVFLLNNPMPFRPSVLLANIDIKSGNLFRKDTAEITYRALLGLGIFKNVNIQFFKSRDYRSRLDCYIICNPLIKQSLTAETEGINTSGNLGVDGSLVYQNRNFFKGGELVEIKLQGALIAQQPLTDDEQSTDITEIRNTFNTLQFGPEASFSVPRAFFPFSLFPFRKEMAPHTFVRSSFNYQNRSEFDRTITDIDYGLSFKTHQNQIRHEIIPLEIYFVNSTFKGNFESALKSLNDAFLFNSFVDHITTATRYALTYSSKENSNTSSKPVSYLRVGVQSSGNILRQAFSMTGRTKDSLDRFLIYNIPFAQFLRGDIDYRIYIPIRKKSRVVYRLSGGIGKPLKNLNVLPYEQSFFSGGPNSIRAWRARTLGPGAYDPTGSSTRFDKIGDMILEGNIEYRFHIIKSLNGALFADAGNIWRLQPDPTKPGGEFLVDRFVDQIAMGGGIGIRMDLSFFVLRFDFAAPLRDPKYAVGNRWTFDKQPWKETIVNFGIGYPF
- a CDS encoding RNA methyltransferase codes for the protein MISKSRLKQIKYLHTAKGRDELACFVVEGEKTVLELLQQQAKCVVALFALPDFLNQNATLLKSNALELTEVSEHELGQLSLQKTPNKVLAICNYFEQVELKDSQLTNVSVFLDEIRDPGNFGTLIRLCDWFGIKTLFCSKGTCDFYNPKVIQASMGAFMRVQIIYTDLNQLLAEKKFNKVYGAVLNGESMYEVKFEKGLLVIGNESNGISEENIALINTKVKIPAHGSSGTESLNAAMAASILVSEMYRQIGN
- a CDS encoding DUF1573 domain-containing protein, which translates into the protein MKTFFLLLLLIFFNSFAYAQPKLKVLDAKKNFGMVKKGEVVKIDFEISNIGNEPLLITSVDITCSCTTAEFDKAPVLPGKNTIIRILFNTQTVYDRQDRTVLVQSNDKNGPYKLRYKGVVLNKK
- a CDS encoding DUF1573 domain-containing protein translates to MKKTALLAFALLLSIFTTLQAQDSVIPNPDPNAPDMKFESEVIDFGSVEYDSNGLREFKFTNVGKTPLTITAVTAECGCTATSIDGKQGWPTEPILPGKSGVIKIKYDTKREGRFEKNVTISSNAKYATKKVKIKGEIKAKPLAGE
- a CDS encoding DUF1573 domain-containing protein, which translates into the protein MKKLVFTISLALGLTFFANAQEGHSANDGHNHGATSTATAPPASLADIKMDKTTHDYGTIKQGANGECEFKFINNGKEPLVITNCVGSCGCTVPQCPNEPVLPGKAGVIKVKYDTQRVGGIYKTVTVNSNAKSGTVTLTIKGNIEAKPTDVAFPENTPATGAPTEKKG